From the genome of Chionomys nivalis chromosome 9, mChiNiv1.1, whole genome shotgun sequence:
aatttagtaaTTATTTTGTGGCATTACTTTCCggtaaaatttataaaaataaaatccccaaaCCCTGTATCTGAACCGCCATAAGGAACTCCTAGGTCCACAAActagttctttttgttgttgttgttgttgttgtttttggtttttcgagacagggtttctctgtagctttggtgcctgtcccagaactagctcttgtagaccagactggcctcgaactcccagagatccgcctgcctcagcctcccgagtgctgggattaaaggcgtttaccaccatcgcccggcttaaaaaCTAGCTCTTAAGAAGAGTGACCCGCTTATTGTTGTTTGCAGATCAAAAAAGCAAGTATCCCACGGAGGCGTCTCTGCGAGGAACCAAATGATGCCTGACCCCTGATCTAATTCCTACTGGGCTACAATTATTCTTCCTCAACCTCCAGGAAAACCTGCACAAACATGAGCAGAGCAGGTTGCGCAAACTAAGTGAAACCTGCAGTGCTGGCAGCATGTCGCCTGGAGGCGCTCAGGTTAGAGAAGGAAGAGCGGCCAAGGTAGTTACAGACCTGCGCGCTGCAAAGTCCACTCACGGCCACTAGAGGGAGTACGCGCTCCCCTGGGGGGGCGGAACTTGCGGGAAGCACGCATGCGCCCAGAGACAGTCGGTGGCACCAGCCCGGTAGAAGGGCAAGACGGTGGCCGAGAGGGTTCCGGGAGGCGGACGGTGGCCGAGAAGGTCCGGCATGGAGCACCTGGAGCGCTGCGCGTGGTTTCTCCGCGGGACGCTGGTGAGGGCGGCGGTGCGGCGCTACCTGCCCTGGGCGCTGGTGGCCGCCATGCTGGCGGGCTCGGCCCTCAAGGAGCTGTCCCCGCTGCCCGAGTGCTACCTCAGCAACAAGCGCAACGTCCTCAACGTGTGAGTGCACCGGGCTCCGGGCGCTGCCTGGGTGGGCGAGCCGTCGGGAGGGATACCTGCCTTGACAGCCGCGTCCGCGCGCTTGTGGCGACGCGGGGACCCTGGGAAAGCGAGTGACACTCGCGCCTTACGTTTGAGGATTCCGATAGGAGGACCGAGTTGACGGGCGGGCCGGTGACGGGCTGGGTCGGAGGGGACAGTGTGTCTGAGATGCTCTGAAGCTGCTGCTCACCGTCCCCTCCCTCCCAGTTAGGCTCTGGCCCCTGTCCTGTTTGGGGAGATGTCACCTCCCTTCTGCCGGCTTGTCAGGCACCCCTCTCCTAACTCCTGTGACAGAAATCCCCACCGTTGTCTTAAAGACCACCTCTAGACCCACCCGCCACCCTGCAAAGTTTTTCCCTTCGGGCCGTGTATTGGTAGAAGAGTGAAGCCTCCCGCGCCGGTGACCTTTCTCCTGGATCTCCTTGGACTTTTCGCAGTCGTTTAAAGTACATGGCAGTTGCCCAGGAAAGCAACCCCGGCGGACTTCTTTGGGacatctctctaactcctcccacTTCTTTCCTAGTCTTTTAAAACACCCATATCGAACGTCTATTGCACAAAGCCCCGTTGAAGCAAGTACAGGGAGTTTGGAAGCTGAAATTGCTCCTTCGCTGTGAACCTAAAACCAGAGTTTCCAGCAAGCTGAGAGTCTGCCTAACTCTTCTTATCTgcttaaaactgtttttttttttggcagctgGGTCGGGTTTCTGGCAGCCCTTAGCTTTGGCAAGGCTTTCCTTATCAATGCCGATGACGGTTTTAGTGTCAGTCTCCTTGGTGGTGTCTGAGAAACTACTGGAACCTAGGAACGAGGCATTCTGTCCTTGGCCCCCCTTCATCCTTACCCACTGAGTGGCCGGGCTAAGAATAGAGAGTGATGGTGATAGCTGCCTGAGATCTCTTTGTGGGTTTTCTGCAGCTCACTCCCAGGTCGGCCACCTTTCATGAGCATCAGGCAGGCAGACCTGGCAGCTCTTGTCTTATCTGGCCTAATGAACCAGGAGCCCAGCAGGCTGGCACGCTAGTCTGTTGCTTAGGGGTAGCCATGGATTCTaatgttttgtttcaagacataGTGATGATTGATGGGAGGGAACCGACAGAGACTCACTGAATCTGAACCTGAAAGAGGTTTTGAGAACTGCTTGGTGCTCTCCGCTTCACCAGCTGAGGGATCTGAGGCCTGAAGATACAGCAACAAATAGAGTCAGGATCGGAACCCTGGTTCTGTGCCTTGAAGTAaagctcttatttatttttataagactTAGTAGCCTTACTTACTACCACTGGTGTGGTAGAAAAGGGCTTTGGGGCTGGGCAAGAGTAGCTCAGTCTGTgtttgctggtgtgtgtgggggtggggctggcaaAGTATTCGGTTGTCTGAGCCCCCAGAAtctgtctgtaaaatgggacaAATGAAGGCCGGGGGTACACCTTGGTGGAGAGAGTGCTGCCCTAGCATGTaccccaggtttgatccccagcgccATGTAAAACTGGGTGTGGTTGCATATACCTGCAATGGTGTTACTAGggtggtggaagcaggaggatccatccatgttcaagaccatcctcagctatataggcagtgtgatgccagcctgggctatacttAAAGACAAATGACCCCTTCCTCCTCAGCTGATTGTGAATTTTTCTGTGGAAGTGAATGTGTGTAAACATATCTGACTTTTGATAGAAGCTCAGGTCTTGCTTTCCTGAGCAAGTAGCACAACTGGAAAATTGCAGGCCCTGGATTTGAACCCCAGTCCACCACTTATGAACTCCTCTCTGTCATGACACATCTGTGTGGCTCAGTTATGGATGAACTAATTTCACTGCTTAGGAAATAAAGCACGGGTAAGCATGTTGTAGGGACTCAAACACAGTAGCTATTTGGGTGGACAACTCTGATTGGTTTCATTTGACTTCCCTTGGGAGCTTAGATACCCAAAGCATGATGATGCCATTTCTTGTCTGCCATGTCTCCTCTTCAcctgctctttcctcttctgtcaggtattttgttaaaGTGGCCTGGGCCTGGAcagtctgtctcctcctgcctttcaTTGCCCTCACCAACTACCACCTGACGGGCAAGGCCGGCCTGGTCCTGCGGCGGTTGAGCACGCTGCTCGTTGGCACAGCCATCTGGTATGTCTGCACAGCCCTCTTCTCCAACATTGAACACTACACAGGCAGCTGCTACCAGTCCCCAGCCCTGGAGGGCATCAGACAGGAGCATCGGAGCAAGCAGCAGTGCCACCGGGAAGGGGGCTTCTGGCACGGCTTTGACATCTCAGGCCACTCCTTCCTACTGACCTTCTGTGCACTCATGATCGTGGAGGAGATGGCCGTTTTGGACGAGGTAAAGACGGATCGCAGCCACCGCCTCCATACTGCCATCACCACCCTGGTTGTCGCCCTGGGCTTTCTGACCTTCATCTGGGTATGGATGTTTTTGTGCACAGCCGTTTATTTCCACGACCTGATCCAGAAGGTGTTTGGCACCTTTTTTGGTTTGCTGGGCTGGTACGGGACATACGGGTACTGGTACCTGAAGTCCTTCTCTCCCGGGCTTCCTCCCCAGAGCTCTAGTTTGACTTTGAAGCGAGAAACttacaagaaataaaagagaaacaagtgGGGACAGGAGGACAATGGCTGATAGATTTTCCACCTACTTTGTCCGGTGACTGGCTGAACTATTGGTCCCACTTCAGAGACCATGCTTACTAGGCACTTTTGTGGTGGGGTGGAGTCTGGGAAACGTTCAGGCCTCAGACTCTGCTGGTGATGCCATCCATGCTGGCCTCACCACCATTCCTGCCCAATACTTCTCATCTCTGGCAAGATGTGACCTTGATCTGTTCGCTGAGGGAGAGCTAAGGCTCAGCAGAGGGACGGCAGACAGCCTCATGATGTGGGTCAAGGGGAACCAGAGCTGCAGGACTCCCTCTGCTGTGGTCTCCCTGGCTCTGGTCCTTTTAACAGTGTTTCCCCACGGCCGATCCTAAGATGAGCATTTATCTCtggcaggttctttattaaacaCCCCGATGCCTAAAACACACTCTCTGGCTATAGTAATCCACCTCCTCTTTGGAGTATTGACATTTGCACCTGGCTATGCCCAGTTCCCAGCGGGGGCCACAGCCCTGCAGTGCCTGGATGATTTTTATGTAGTGAACAGTGGTAAGATCTTCCCGTCTGCACTATTGTTAcgtgttggtttttgtttttttgctttttttttttttttttttgagacagggtttctctgtggttttggagcctgtcctggaactagctcttgtagaccaggttggtctcgaactcacagagatccgcctgcctctgcctcccaagtgctgggattaaaggcgtgcgccaccaccgcccggctacgtgTTGGTTTTTGGAGCAGAAACCGAGAACCACATTTTCCCCCTCTTCCCCCCTGCATGAGGGCTTATGGTTTAATCGTCACCGTGGCATTTGTTCTTTGTTGACAAAGCTTCAGTACTGCACTTTGGCGTGTGAAAATTGTtctgagggttttttgttgttgttttgttttttagaacacTAACTTAACTTTTTATAAACAAAACTCTTGGCATATTGTATTAAATCCCACCTCATAGGGTTGTTCCCTCTGTTAAGAATAAAACTGGAACCAGGGGgcatggtgctgcacacctttaatcccagcactagggaggcagaggcaggcagatctctgtgagtttgaggccagccgggttggtctatatagtgaggtccagaccagccagggctgtagagttcgagatcctgtctcaaaaataaaataaaataaaaataaaacaaacaacaagagtCAAACTGGAAAGCaggcatttctttatttaatggATTTTGAGCTGAGAGAGTAATTCTGTGAAGTGCTTATTGGTACTGAGGCCTTCCTGCCCACCTACCATTGGTAGAGACGGGATAAGGTTCAGGGTCATAGGATCGTAGGACAAGTGGCACAGGCAAGGAATTTTTACCTTTGGAGAAGATTATGATAATTCAGAAGCACCCATATTACGTACCACCACCATGCAAAGTTATCCATATTACACAGTGGCATGACTTTGGCCCCGCCTCCTTTTCCTTGTCCCATCAACAGAACCACCCTAAAAGGAGGACATTCAATAGCGGTGACATTCTCTCTGCAGCTCTTCCTGGTTTTCAGCCATGTCGTTATGTGGCCTTCACTGAGATTGCTAGGGTTAGAAGTCTCGTCATGCATGTCCCACACGGCGAGCTTCTAGTCTCCGATAAGAGGACCCCTGTCCTCTCCCAGGTGATCTCTTAAGCCTGTCACACTGAGTGCTGGTCTTTTGGATGATCACCCTTGTAGCTGCTTTGACGCCTCTTACCCAGCAGAGCTGGGTAACGGCGCTGCCTAATAAGCTTTGGCCTGCCTGTCCTGACTCGGGCTGTTAGATGCTTAGTTAAGAGtaatttctttcttacttttaatttaattttttaaaatttaatttaattttgt
Proteins encoded in this window:
- the Fitm2 gene encoding acyl-coenzyme A diphosphatase FITM2, with amino-acid sequence MEHLERCAWFLRGTLVRAAVRRYLPWALVAAMLAGSALKELSPLPECYLSNKRNVLNVYFVKVAWAWTVCLLLPFIALTNYHLTGKAGLVLRRLSTLLVGTAIWYVCTALFSNIEHYTGSCYQSPALEGIRQEHRSKQQCHREGGFWHGFDISGHSFLLTFCALMIVEEMAVLDEVKTDRSHRLHTAITTLVVALGFLTFIWVWMFLCTAVYFHDLIQKVFGTFFGLLGWYGTYGYWYLKSFSPGLPPQSSSLTLKRETYKK